The following proteins come from a genomic window of Myroides odoratus DSM 2801:
- a CDS encoding AraC family transcriptional regulator has translation MQTSLFQTSPIGMRFGTTTWENQLGYPLQLSYLVVLLGLEGEATITLNFKDYTLSKDTLTVLSSDTIAIMQQKTADFKVYGYLIDRSLASEIAYQLPNQLFGFIHDYPVHQLSKREKQQVVYWNKQLLYMLENNASHVQQMVCNHFENLFLRLAEYMDEQGTFKQQKFSRQEELCWKFWDLIGQHAKTHREVAFYAEKLHITPFYLAQISKKHLNDQPKDLINRQVVLELKTLLRTTDKSIGEIAEELHFVDPSYMGRFFKRETGFSLSAYRK, from the coding sequence ATGCAAACTTCTCTCTTTCAAACTTCGCCCATTGGGATGCGCTTCGGGACAACAACCTGGGAAAATCAATTGGGGTATCCTTTGCAGCTTTCTTATTTAGTTGTATTACTCGGATTAGAAGGAGAAGCTACCATAACCCTTAATTTTAAAGACTATACGCTCTCTAAAGATACGCTAACGGTACTCTCTAGTGATACAATAGCGATTATGCAGCAAAAAACAGCAGATTTTAAAGTTTATGGTTATCTGATTGATCGAAGTTTAGCCAGTGAAATAGCCTATCAGCTTCCCAACCAATTGTTTGGGTTTATTCATGATTATCCAGTACATCAATTAAGTAAACGAGAGAAACAACAAGTAGTATACTGGAACAAACAACTGCTGTATATGCTTGAGAACAATGCATCTCATGTTCAGCAAATGGTTTGTAATCACTTTGAGAATCTATTTTTGCGTCTTGCTGAATATATGGATGAACAAGGAACTTTCAAACAGCAAAAATTCAGTAGACAAGAAGAACTGTGCTGGAAGTTTTGGGATCTTATTGGACAGCATGCTAAAACACATCGAGAAGTGGCTTTTTATGCTGAAAAATTACATATTACTCCGTTCTATCTTGCTCAAATTTCAAAAAAACACTTAAACGATCAACCCAAAGACCTAATCAACCGCCAAGTTGTACTAGAACTTAAAACACTCCTTCGAACAACAGATAAGAGTATTGGAGAAATTGCTGAAGAACTTCATTTTGTAGATCCTTCTTATATGGGACGGTTTTTTAAAAGAGAAACAGGATTTTCTTTGAGTGCTTATCGAAAGTAA
- a CDS encoding GNAT family N-acetyltransferase → MKFTTERLILRPWEVTDAEDLFRYAKDENIGPVAGWPAHTSVEQSRSIIEEVFSKPEIYAVAIKENNRAIGCIGLLIGKDSNFPISEQEGEVAYWLGVPFWGQGLIPEALETIIQHSFENLELETLWCGFFEGNEKSKKAQEKCGFQHSHIVENQYNQFMNDYRVEHISRLNRSDWQAKQ, encoded by the coding sequence ATGAAATTTACAACAGAACGTTTAATTCTCAGACCTTGGGAAGTAACAGATGCAGAAGATTTATTTCGTTATGCTAAAGATGAAAACATTGGACCAGTAGCAGGATGGCCTGCACATACTAGTGTAGAACAAAGTAGAAGTATTATTGAAGAGGTATTTTCTAAACCAGAAATATACGCTGTAGCAATTAAAGAAAACAATCGCGCTATTGGGTGTATTGGATTATTGATTGGCAAGGATAGTAATTTTCCTATTAGTGAACAAGAAGGAGAAGTAGCGTATTGGCTTGGTGTTCCATTTTGGGGGCAAGGATTAATACCAGAAGCACTTGAAACAATTATCCAACATAGTTTTGAGAACCTTGAATTAGAGACGCTTTGGTGTGGCTTTTTTGAAGGAAATGAAAAATCCAAAAAAGCACAAGAGAAATGTGGCTTTCAACATTCACACATTGTTGAAAATCAATACAATCAATTCATGAACGACTACCGTGTAGAACACATTAGCCGTTTGAATAGAAGTGATTGGCAAGCGAAACAATAA
- a CDS encoding endonuclease MutS2: protein MIFPSNYEEKCGFTSIREMLKDFCLGSLGIEKVDELTIHADFELLVHQLEQVEEMMMLIERERRFPLTDYSDTRSTVQQVIADTTSWLTIEDVLSIQHTLISGKQLYDVVTQREGDREIYQKMALLAKNYEPLDELVDAISQVVDQQGQVRDSASKELASIRKEKIQVKQTIQKKFDSLWRKAQAAGLIDQETPSSMRDGRMVIPITASFKRRFKGVIHDESRSGKTVFIEPEELVSENTRLFVLEQEERREIVRLLVELTHAVRQSEMRLYQLYTFIGTLDFIRAKALLAQKIGGIKPIMVNQPVVEWKQAYHPILALRLREAGQVLHPLTISLAEDHRILVVSGANSGGKSVTLKTVALLQYMLQCGLLIPVNPTSTAGLFEHLFLDIGDGQSMENNLSTYTSHLTTMQFFLTHAHAKTLILIDEFGGGTEPELGGAIAESVLEQLNEQGCFGLITTHFYNLKGFAQRTQGLENGAMLYDFKEMKPLYQLSQGHPGSSYALDVARRIGLAEEILFNASQKIDANYLVIEEELQRVIAEKVAALKQKSEQLSSDVVESILEPKEIIKASEKISEKVEIPAPIKQLGIGISVVIKSNAKVGEILEIRGKKALVALGGIKLTVHVDDIEVI, encoded by the coding sequence ATGATATTTCCATCTAATTATGAAGAAAAATGCGGATTTACATCCATTCGCGAAATGCTCAAGGACTTCTGTTTAGGTTCTTTAGGCATTGAAAAAGTAGATGAATTAACTATTCATGCTGATTTCGAATTACTTGTTCATCAACTAGAACAAGTAGAAGAAATGATGATGTTAATAGAAAGAGAGCGCCGTTTTCCACTAACGGATTATAGTGATACGCGCTCTACAGTTCAACAAGTCATAGCGGATACTACAAGCTGGTTAACTATAGAAGATGTATTAAGCATTCAGCACACCTTAATCAGTGGGAAACAGTTATATGACGTAGTTACCCAGCGAGAAGGTGATCGAGAGATCTATCAAAAAATGGCGCTTTTAGCTAAAAACTATGAACCATTAGATGAGTTAGTTGATGCAATTAGTCAAGTAGTTGATCAACAAGGACAAGTTCGCGATAGCGCATCTAAGGAGTTGGCTTCTATTCGAAAAGAAAAAATACAGGTCAAACAGACGATTCAGAAGAAGTTTGATTCCCTATGGCGCAAAGCACAAGCAGCAGGATTAATTGATCAGGAAACACCATCCAGTATGAGAGATGGGCGTATGGTCATTCCAATAACAGCCTCGTTTAAACGCAGATTTAAAGGGGTAATACACGATGAATCTCGTTCTGGAAAAACGGTTTTTATTGAGCCGGAAGAATTAGTGAGTGAAAATACCCGACTCTTTGTTTTAGAACAAGAAGAACGAAGAGAGATTGTACGTTTACTGGTTGAATTGACTCATGCTGTTAGACAAAGTGAAATGCGACTATACCAATTGTATACCTTCATTGGTACGTTGGATTTTATTCGTGCAAAAGCTTTGCTTGCTCAAAAAATAGGGGGGATTAAGCCTATTATGGTCAATCAACCCGTAGTTGAGTGGAAACAAGCGTATCATCCGATATTAGCGCTGCGTTTACGAGAAGCTGGTCAAGTGCTTCATCCATTAACTATTAGTTTGGCAGAAGATCATCGCATTTTAGTGGTTTCGGGAGCAAATTCAGGGGGGAAATCAGTAACTCTAAAGACTGTTGCACTTTTACAATATATGTTACAATGTGGGTTATTAATCCCAGTTAATCCTACTTCAACCGCAGGGCTATTTGAGCATTTGTTTTTGGATATTGGCGATGGACAAAGTATGGAAAACAATTTGAGTACCTATACCTCTCATTTGACTACCATGCAGTTCTTCTTAACACATGCCCATGCGAAAACGCTGATTCTTATTGATGAATTTGGTGGAGGTACAGAACCTGAATTAGGAGGTGCTATTGCTGAAAGTGTTTTAGAACAACTCAATGAGCAAGGATGCTTTGGATTAATCACGACTCACTTTTATAACTTAAAAGGGTTTGCACAACGCACGCAAGGATTAGAAAATGGTGCCATGTTATATGATTTTAAGGAAATGAAACCTTTGTATCAGCTATCTCAAGGACATCCAGGAAGCTCCTATGCTTTAGATGTTGCACGCAGAATCGGATTAGCAGAAGAAATACTTTTCAATGCATCGCAAAAGATTGACGCAAACTATCTTGTAATTGAAGAAGAATTACAACGCGTAATAGCAGAGAAAGTAGCGGCATTAAAGCAAAAATCTGAACAATTAAGTTCAGATGTTGTAGAAAGCATACTGGAGCCTAAAGAAATAATAAAAGCAAGTGAAAAAATAAGTGAAAAAGTAGAAATTCCTGCACCCATCAAACAATTGGGCATCGGTATTTCAGTAGTAATAAAATCCAATGCAAAAGTAGGAGAAATCCTCGAAATAAGAGGGAAGAAAGCCCTTGTTGCTTTAGGTGGAATTAAACTTACAGTTCACGTAGATGATATAGAAGTAATATGA
- a CDS encoding class I SAM-dependent methyltransferase: MNQSTPIHTDTLYQDASLVQFYDYDNPWSEGFTPLLHQVKKTDVVLDLGCGTGTLTAELAKKCQKAYGIDLAAEMLEIAQIKSSTVSWMKENICTFSLDQQFDVILLSGHSFQTLQSDADRLALFQKIKQHLKPTGFFIFDSRNPTVEEWKTWTPQASIRYFKHPAYGVIKAWNDWERQGHLLCYHTYYQTIDATQLWQASSLIDFPSQDSILALLEEAELTVASIFGDWEFNPFTPTSEEMIFKGIPL, from the coding sequence ATGAATCAATCAACCCCTATACATACTGATACTTTATACCAAGATGCTAGTCTCGTACAGTTTTATGATTATGATAATCCTTGGTCTGAGGGTTTTACCCCCCTATTACATCAAGTCAAAAAAACAGATGTTGTACTTGATTTAGGTTGTGGAACTGGAACATTAACAGCAGAACTAGCAAAAAAATGTCAAAAAGCCTATGGTATTGATCTTGCCGCAGAAATGCTAGAGATAGCTCAAATCAAATCTTCAACTGTTAGTTGGATGAAAGAAAATATTTGCACCTTTTCCCTCGATCAACAATTTGATGTTATTTTATTATCTGGTCATAGTTTTCAAACGTTACAATCAGATGCTGATCGATTGGCACTTTTTCAAAAGATTAAGCAACATTTAAAACCTACAGGATTCTTTATTTTTGATAGTAGAAACCCAACAGTAGAAGAATGGAAAACTTGGACTCCTCAAGCCTCTATTCGCTATTTTAAACATCCCGCTTATGGCGTAATCAAGGCTTGGAATGACTGGGAAAGACAAGGTCATTTACTTTGCTACCATACCTATTACCAAACCATTGATGCGACTCAACTCTGGCAAGCATCTTCTCTTATTGATTTTCCTTCACAAGATTCCATTTTAGCTCTTTTAGAAGAAGCGGAATTAACTGTTGCAAGCATCTTTGGAGATTGGGAGTTTAATCCCTTTACTCCTACTAGTGAAGAAATGATTTTCAAAGGAATACCTCTATAA
- a CDS encoding Crp/Fnr family transcriptional regulator, whose product MLLEKLLQEYALPLETFTSKEYDLFDTFFEKKKIKKNAFLVQEGEVEKYSYFIYEGILRCWVLDQKGVEQTFWFCKPGTFSMSNISFTLNQSATFHVQAVMDCEVYYIDRTQVEQLYQTIPSLKAVFDSLTAILLNRLLERQVYMIKYSPEQYYLELVTSYGALINFIPLKDIASFLGITPQALSRIRKRIF is encoded by the coding sequence ATGCTTTTAGAAAAACTATTACAAGAATATGCTCTTCCATTAGAGACCTTCACATCTAAGGAATACGATTTATTTGATACTTTTTTTGAAAAAAAGAAGATCAAAAAGAATGCTTTTTTAGTTCAAGAAGGAGAAGTAGAAAAGTATAGTTACTTCATTTATGAAGGTATTCTGCGTTGTTGGGTATTGGATCAGAAAGGAGTAGAGCAAACCTTTTGGTTTTGTAAGCCTGGTACATTTTCGATGTCTAATATTTCTTTTACGCTCAATCAAAGCGCCACTTTTCATGTACAAGCCGTGATGGATTGTGAGGTTTACTACATTGATCGAACACAAGTAGAACAGTTGTATCAAACTATTCCATCGTTGAAAGCCGTCTTTGATAGTTTAACTGCAATCTTGCTCAATCGACTATTAGAACGCCAAGTATATATGATTAAATATTCACCAGAGCAGTACTATTTAGAGTTAGTAACTTCTTATGGGGCCTTAATTAACTTTATCCCACTTAAAGATATTGCTTCATTTTTGGGGATTACTCCACAAGCATTAAGCAGAATACGCAAGCGAATTTTTTAA
- a CDS encoding acetyltransferase: MIRQLTPTDYPRLLEIWESAVLATHDFLKEEDFAYYKENLPTYFSFVSLWGYEYQGQLVGFMGLAENNLEMLFIDAAIRGQGIGKKLLDYAIQNEGITQVEVNEQNEQAVGFYQYMGFKTKSRAALDGQGKPYPILKMSLDL, encoded by the coding sequence ATGATACGACAACTTACTCCAACAGACTACCCGCGTTTACTAGAGATTTGGGAAAGTGCTGTTTTAGCTACGCATGATTTTTTAAAAGAAGAAGACTTTGCTTATTATAAAGAAAACCTACCTACTTATTTTTCTTTTGTTTCCCTTTGGGGGTATGAATACCAAGGACAATTGGTTGGGTTTATGGGGTTAGCTGAAAATAATTTAGAAATGCTATTTATTGATGCTGCGATTCGCGGGCAGGGAATTGGCAAAAAGCTACTTGACTATGCAATCCAAAATGAAGGAATAACGCAAGTTGAAGTCAATGAACAAAACGAGCAAGCCGTTGGTTTTTATCAGTATATGGGATTTAAGACTAAAAGTAGAGCTGCATTAGATGGGCAAGGAAAACCTTATCCGATTCTTAAAATGAGCTTGGATTTATAA
- a CDS encoding FAD-binding oxidoreductase yields MLIKSQQTIPYCPFTPLYKLRFVHYLLLLFSYFAFFFVLNLKEKGMISNSVRRILDFLGIAPVKVPEAEIVDIDSLSPSIKRIRLKGQFEKLQFASGSYVSFKLNYTQTRKYTVSSLDKAKGCLEFIVYLHKQKGSGQAFMSQLAIGNKISMNSLRSNSNYLDLPSTKFVFFGDETSLGLGLSLYQKWKQMNSEFIFLFELDEENKDIPEKLGFEHAVVYPKNKVFRNERTIGQLAPIESAQWKDAIFLLTGNAKSIQIFRKVIKDKTTSKVYTRGYWIEGIEGL; encoded by the coding sequence ATGTTAATTAAATCACAACAAACAATCCCTTACTGTCCATTTACTCCCCTTTATAAACTGCGTTTTGTCCACTATCTACTGCTTTTATTCTCTTACTTCGCATTCTTTTTTGTTTTAAATTTGAAAGAAAAAGGAATGATATCAAATAGTGTTAGAAGAATATTGGACTTTCTAGGTATAGCCCCAGTTAAAGTTCCTGAAGCAGAAATAGTCGATATCGATAGTTTATCCCCTTCCATCAAGCGAATTCGCCTCAAAGGACAATTTGAAAAGCTTCAATTTGCAAGTGGATCTTATGTGAGTTTTAAACTCAATTATACCCAAACTAGAAAATATACTGTATCTTCTTTGGATAAAGCAAAGGGGTGTTTGGAATTTATTGTCTATTTACACAAACAGAAAGGCAGTGGACAAGCATTTATGAGTCAATTGGCTATTGGAAATAAAATTAGCATGAACAGCTTGCGTTCAAATAGTAATTACCTCGATTTGCCTAGTACTAAATTTGTGTTTTTTGGAGATGAAACCTCTTTGGGATTGGGATTATCCTTATACCAGAAATGGAAACAAATGAATAGTGAATTTATCTTTCTATTTGAACTAGATGAAGAAAATAAAGATATACCAGAGAAATTGGGATTTGAACATGCTGTAGTGTATCCTAAAAATAAAGTTTTCAGAAATGAGCGAACCATTGGACAGTTAGCACCAATTGAATCTGCTCAATGGAAAGATGCTATTTTCTTATTAACAGGAAATGCGAAATCAATACAGATTTTCAGAAAAGTAATTAAAGATAAAACGACGAGTAAAGTATATACAAGAGGATACTGGATTGAAGGGATTGAAGGATTATAA